In Deinococcus radiophilus, a single genomic region encodes these proteins:
- a CDS encoding HAD family hydrolase: MTSQIVAFADLDDTVFQTLRKLPGADSARLTPATVNTAGEPHSFMTPAQTALLDLLAAGNVTVIPVTGRDPAAFARVGLEFPSWRVLDHGLTILDAAGEPEQTWATRVRAELEPLQAELGRLTDWLRPQAAQAGARLTVHHAHDLPFMTVLKHPEASAEILADLQDAWTAALPAEAGLTVIANANNVSLLPAGLGKAAAVRYLRQTYFPQAALTLGLGDSVSDLGFMAECDFALTPTAGQLMRTLRSVTLPQR; the protein is encoded by the coding sequence ATGACCTCGCAGATCGTCGCCTTTGCTGACCTTGACGACACCGTGTTCCAGACCCTCCGCAAGCTGCCGGGGGCCGACTCCGCCCGGCTGACCCCGGCCACGGTCAACACGGCGGGCGAGCCGCACTCGTTCATGACTCCGGCGCAGACGGCCCTGCTGGACCTGCTCGCCGCCGGGAACGTCACGGTCATTCCAGTCACCGGGCGTGACCCGGCGGCCTTTGCGCGGGTGGGGTTGGAGTTTCCTTCCTGGCGGGTGCTGGACCACGGCCTGACCATTCTGGATGCAGCGGGGGAGCCGGAGCAGACCTGGGCCACGCGGGTCAGGGCCGAGCTGGAGCCGCTTCAGGCTGAACTGGGCCGCCTGACCGACTGGCTACGTCCCCAGGCGGCGCAGGCCGGCGCCCGGCTCACCGTACACCACGCCCACGACCTGCCGTTCATGACGGTGCTCAAGCATCCTGAGGCCAGTGCTGAGATTCTGGCCGATTTACAGGATGCCTGGACCGCCGCCCTTCCGGCTGAGGCGGGCCTGACCGTGATCGCCAATGCCAACAATGTCAGCCTGTTGCCCGCCGGACTGGGCAAGGCCGCCGCGGTGCGCTACCTGCGCCAGACTTATTTCCCACAAGCCGCCTTGACCCTGGGCCTGGGCGACTCGGTCTCGGACCTGGGCTTCATGGCCGAGTGTGACTTTGCCCTGACACCGACGGCAGGCCAGCTGATGCGGACGCTGCGCTCGGTGACGTTGCCACAGCGTTAG
- a CDS encoding phosphoribosyltransferase domain-containing protein, protein MIPETVTVALPSGTLTLDIDRTSRPLPELLDYAVRRNPKRGFLFVSRVLGKHIPIPPSTAAAVHTELAGALPHLQRPHFIGLAETATALGEGVFQAWQASADVSGTFGHTTRYLLNRDVLLRFDEPHSHAPAHILYDPGTQARAAQELVLVDDELSTGTTLQNLAAAWLERCPATRRVVMVSLTDWCPRQEEIRAALGVPVDFISLLDGRFQFAPAPSWQPPQLPPVTGNGADKSALLPSGGPRLGSGWTLDPALDAAGLGLEAGGQVLVLGQGEFQFPAFALARRLEGEGLEVRWSATTRSPILPGLAIRHALEFPDNVSDGIPNYLYNVDPQDYADILVTYEGQAAPHPELLRQLGPHARAVRLA, encoded by the coding sequence ATGATCCCCGAAACTGTCACCGTCGCCCTACCCAGTGGCACGCTGACGCTGGACATTGACCGTACCAGCCGCCCCCTGCCGGAACTGCTGGACTACGCGGTACGGCGTAACCCCAAGCGCGGTTTCTTGTTTGTCAGCCGGGTGCTGGGCAAACATATCCCCATCCCGCCGAGCACAGCCGCAGCGGTGCATACCGAACTGGCTGGAGCATTGCCGCACCTCCAGCGCCCCCACTTTATCGGCCTGGCAGAAACGGCCACCGCGCTGGGGGAAGGGGTTTTCCAGGCCTGGCAGGCCAGTGCCGATGTGTCAGGCACCTTTGGGCACACCACCCGGTATCTGCTGAACCGGGACGTGCTGCTGCGCTTCGACGAGCCGCACTCGCATGCCCCGGCGCACATCCTGTACGACCCCGGCACCCAGGCGCGGGCGGCCCAGGAACTGGTGCTGGTGGACGACGAACTCTCGACCGGGACCACCCTGCAGAACCTGGCCGCTGCCTGGCTGGAGCGCTGCCCAGCCACCCGCCGGGTGGTGATGGTCAGCCTGACCGACTGGTGCCCGCGTCAGGAAGAGATCCGCGCCGCCCTGGGCGTGCCGGTGGATTTCATCTCGCTGCTGGATGGCCGCTTCCAGTTTGCCCCGGCACCGAGCTGGCAGCCACCCCAGCTGCCGCCCGTGACGGGCAACGGGGCCGACAAATCTGCGCTGCTGCCCAGTGGTGGCCCCCGGCTGGGCAGCGGGTGGACGCTGGACCCGGCGCTGGACGCTGCCGGGCTGGGCCTGGAGGCTGGTGGGCAGGTGCTGGTGCTGGGCCAGGGTGAATTTCAGTTCCCCGCTTTCGCGTTGGCCCGGCGGCTGGAGGGAGAAGGGCTGGAGGTGCGCTGGAGCGCCACCACCCGCAGTCCCATCCTGCCCGGTCTGGCCATTCGGCACGCCCTGGAGTTCCCCGACAATGTGAGTGACGGTATTCCCAACTACCTCTACAACGTGGACCCACAGGACTACGCCGACATTCTGGTGACCTATGAGGGCCAGGCGGCTCCGCACCCAGAGCTGCTGCGCCAGCTGGGACCCCACGCCCGCGCCGTGAGGCTGGCATGA
- a CDS encoding ATP-grasp domain-containing protein, with product MTSPTRVLLNKNFSVTAAQMTALMGAQAAAGDADAPYELWASHSDPANGMLAAASHTLLEPAGLLGDAYADWLLDACVQRGIGVLWAGKEREWLADHQGRFAAQGVQLVVPAERHIQEKLDHKDAFLEDWDPQILPIPRWQRFTTPQEFGAAYAALQGSRRRLCIKPAQGIYASGFRILEDPPSLDGFLGGSLYTMSLAAARELFSAPQFPPMLLMEVLEGPERSVDCVAWEGRLIRAVVRRKFGVGQVIEDRPDLTEAARRIAERYGLSGIFNFQTKDQAGAANMLEINARASGGLRYSMAAGVDFLRLGLDAATGRLDWDALPTVQTGFQVYEDKAVRVVPGLPAWAEAGLHTPSGGRP from the coding sequence ATGACCTCACCCACCCGAGTGCTGCTCAACAAGAATTTCAGCGTGACTGCCGCCCAGATGACCGCCCTGATGGGTGCCCAGGCTGCTGCTGGCGACGCCGATGCGCCGTACGAGCTGTGGGCCAGCCACAGTGACCCGGCCAACGGCATGCTGGCCGCTGCGTCCCATACGCTGCTTGAACCGGCAGGCCTGCTGGGTGACGCCTACGCGGACTGGTTGCTGGACGCCTGTGTGCAGCGCGGCATCGGGGTGCTCTGGGCCGGCAAGGAGCGCGAATGGCTGGCCGATCATCAGGGCCGTTTCGCCGCGCAGGGGGTGCAGTTGGTCGTGCCTGCCGAGCGCCATATCCAGGAAAAGTTGGACCATAAGGACGCTTTCTTGGAAGACTGGGACCCGCAGATTCTGCCGATTCCACGTTGGCAGCGGTTCACGACCCCGCAGGAATTCGGGGCGGCGTATGCGGCGCTTCAGGGCAGCAGGCGGCGGCTGTGCATCAAGCCTGCGCAGGGCATCTACGCCAGCGGTTTCCGCATTCTGGAAGACCCGCCCAGCCTGGACGGGTTCCTGGGTGGCAGCCTCTACACCATGAGCCTAGCGGCGGCCAGGGAGCTGTTCAGCGCCCCGCAGTTCCCGCCCATGCTGCTGATGGAGGTGCTGGAAGGCCCGGAGCGCAGCGTGGACTGTGTGGCCTGGGAGGGGCGGCTGATCCGGGCCGTGGTGCGGCGCAAATTCGGCGTGGGCCAGGTGATTGAGGACCGCCCCGACCTGACGGAAGCGGCGCGGCGGATTGCCGAGCGCTACGGCCTGAGCGGCATCTTTAATTTTCAGACCAAAGATCAGGCTGGCGCGGCGAACATGCTGGAAATCAACGCCCGCGCTTCCGGGGGCCTGCGCTACTCCATGGCCGCTGGGGTCGATTTTCTGCGGCTGGGACTGGACGCCGCCACCGGCCGCCTTGACTGGGACGCCCTGCCCACGGTACAGACTGGGTTTCAGGTCTATGAGGACAAGGCCGTGCGGGTGGTGCCGGGGCTGCCCGCCTGGGCTGAAGCGGGCCTGCACACCCCCAGCGGAGGCCGCCCATGA
- a CDS encoding TerD family protein produces MTTELQRGQRLPLPLADGDQRLTLGARLLGLGETDLSVFGLDPARQLSDDRYFIFFNQPQSPEGAIVRNDSGHEFSVDLARLPLSIERLLLAVTTDSGTFAQLQGSEVWLRSGATHLSFQLDGQMFGAEQAVMLLEIYRHSEGWRVMAVGQGFSGGLQALLESLGGEVAQEGEGVDDQTSPPALTPEAAPQPQWQPLQSGEQANASAQHCRRCGARGNLINRLSAQGLCRKCTQEVNHGLQHFRTRFLAASADGIMELREWQDLQGALSRDRLDAAEALAYVRSDALNLLERTLTLARADGIITDQEEADFERLAGLLEVPAHLLLGMRQDIADLKLAARLREGHLPTVQTTIILDAGEVAHLECRASFRHVTASRSRDILGRLVVTSQKVHFISDTEGGWNVQYGKVLRIQELASGVNLELGVKKGSGLYSTAQPLILAATLDALVRIHKRLLLIPQTERASRSIPQKVKLEVWQRDAGRCVECGDNNYLEFDHVIPHSLGGATSVSNLQLLCRRCNLAKSNRI; encoded by the coding sequence ATGACGACCGAACTACAACGTGGCCAACGGCTGCCGCTGCCCCTCGCAGATGGGGATCAGAGGCTGACCCTGGGTGCCCGGCTGCTGGGCCTGGGTGAGACAGACCTGAGTGTCTTTGGGCTGGACCCTGCGCGCCAGTTGAGCGATGACCGTTATTTCATCTTTTTCAACCAGCCGCAAAGTCCCGAAGGAGCCATCGTCCGAAACGATTCTGGTCACGAATTCAGCGTGGACCTGGCTCGGCTACCGTTGAGCATCGAGCGGCTGCTGCTGGCCGTGACCACAGATAGTGGGACGTTTGCGCAATTGCAGGGCAGCGAAGTGTGGCTCCGCAGCGGCGCGACCCACCTCAGCTTCCAGTTGGACGGCCAGATGTTTGGCGCTGAGCAGGCCGTCATGCTCCTTGAGATTTACCGCCACAGTGAAGGGTGGCGTGTCATGGCCGTCGGTCAGGGCTTCAGCGGCGGTCTTCAGGCGCTCCTTGAATCCCTCGGGGGAGAAGTGGCCCAGGAGGGTGAAGGAGTGGACGACCAGACATCACCCCCTGCCCTGACACCGGAGGCCGCGCCGCAGCCACAGTGGCAGCCGCTTCAGTCCGGCGAGCAGGCCAACGCCTCGGCACAACATTGCCGGCGCTGCGGGGCCAGAGGCAATCTCATCAACCGGCTGAGTGCTCAGGGGCTGTGCCGCAAATGCACCCAGGAGGTCAATCATGGCCTGCAACACTTCCGGACCCGTTTTCTGGCGGCCAGTGCCGACGGCATCATGGAACTGCGCGAGTGGCAGGACCTGCAAGGTGCCCTGAGCCGGGACCGTCTGGACGCCGCCGAAGCCCTGGCCTATGTGCGCAGTGACGCCCTAAACCTGTTGGAACGGACCCTGACGCTGGCCCGCGCAGACGGCATCATTACCGATCAGGAAGAAGCTGATTTCGAGCGGCTGGCTGGATTACTTGAAGTGCCCGCCCACCTCCTGCTGGGGATGCGTCAGGACATAGCAGACCTCAAGCTGGCGGCCCGACTGCGTGAAGGGCACCTACCCACCGTGCAGACCACCATCATTCTGGACGCCGGAGAGGTGGCCCATCTGGAATGCCGCGCCAGCTTCCGGCATGTTACCGCCAGCCGCAGCCGTGACATTCTAGGCCGCTTGGTCGTGACCAGCCAGAAAGTCCATTTCATCAGCGATACCGAAGGCGGTTGGAACGTGCAATACGGCAAGGTGCTGCGCATTCAGGAGCTTGCCAGCGGCGTCAATCTGGAACTGGGCGTGAAAAAGGGCAGCGGACTGTACTCGACAGCCCAGCCGCTGATTCTGGCAGCCACCCTGGACGCCCTGGTCCGGATCCATAAGCGCCTGCTGCTGATACCACAGACCGAGCGGGCCAGCCGCAGCATTCCGCAAAAGGTCAAGCTGGAAGTGTGGCAGCGGGACGCTGGCCGCTGCGTGGAGTGCGGGGACAACAACTACCTCGAATTTGACCATGTCATCCCACACAGCCTGGGTGGAGCGACCAGCGTCAGCAACCTGCAATTGCTGTGTCGGCGCTGCAATCTGGCCAAAAGCAACCGAATCTGA
- a CDS encoding TerD family protein has translation MAVSLSKGGNVSLSKEAPGLSAITVGLGWDPRATDGQEFDLDGSVFLLNDGGKVRSDSDFIFYNNKTSSDGSVSHNGDNRSGEGDGDDETVDINLSQVPADVDKIAVCVTIHEGGTRGQNFGQVSKAYIRVLNKDGGSEIARYDLSEDASTDTAMIFGEVYRNGSEWKFRAVGQGYQGGLGPLAQNYGVNV, from the coding sequence ATGGCAGTATCCCTTTCCAAAGGCGGCAACGTTTCTCTTTCCAAAGAAGCTCCAGGTCTGAGCGCCATCACCGTGGGTCTCGGCTGGGACCCCCGCGCCACCGACGGCCAGGAATTCGACCTGGACGGCAGTGTCTTTCTGCTGAATGACGGCGGCAAGGTGCGCTCGGACAGCGACTTTATTTTCTACAACAACAAGACTAGCTCTGACGGCAGCGTGTCGCATAACGGCGACAACCGCTCCGGCGAGGGCGACGGCGACGACGAGACCGTGGACATCAACCTGAGCCAGGTTCCAGCAGATGTGGACAAGATCGCCGTGTGCGTAACCATTCACGAAGGGGGCACCCGCGGCCAGAACTTCGGTCAGGTGTCCAAGGCCTACATCCGCGTACTGAACAAAGACGGCGGCAGCGAAATTGCCCGCTACGACCTGTCGGAAGACGCCAGCACCGACACTGCCATGATTTTCGGCGAGGTGTACCGCAACGGCAGCGAGTGGAAGTTCCGCGCGGTGGGTCAAGGCTACCAGGGCGGCCTGGGCCCACTGGCTCAGAACTACGGCGTCAACGTCTGA